A genomic region of Fundulus heteroclitus isolate FHET01 chromosome 24, MU-UCD_Fhet_4.1, whole genome shotgun sequence contains the following coding sequences:
- the LOC105917410 gene encoding OX-2 membrane glycoprotein, translated as MCGPALPPLFLLLCILGATLQVSGWVAAPANLTAEAGRPVLLHCNISTAAGDTVRQVRWLNSHSKLLLAYSQSTPARVSHQDAGVKLAAAHANSSHISIARLRPDDGGCYRCVFDVFPSGKQEGSTCVSVIGKVHLEGNRTAISGRPVTLSCWYSLAGRVRQVLWRKTAEQGDTTTVASYAKRAPRTEAPFRGRVRLSPTLGETRLTIETVRTEDEACYTCDFHTFPDGTRSGTACLSVYVLPKPELSHVTSSSGVTEANCTAQSRPPASILWDAGGENRTLGPPIVSVYEQGDGTTIVTSTLLFQSALSGDGSVRCIVAHQGLEKALTLSLNTDVNQAKIILISVCGVAVVLLLSLCVCLCKCFVCTDD; from the exons ATGTGTGGACCGGCCctcccccccctcttcctgctgctgtgcATCCTGGGAGCCACGCTACAAG TCTCAGGTTGGGTCGCAGCTCCAGCCAATCTGACTGCGGAGGCGGGACGTCCCGTCCTCCTCCACTGCAACATCAGCACCGCAGCGGGGGACACCGTCCGCCAGGTGCGTTGGCTCAACAGCcactccaagctgctcctgGCGTATTCCCAAAGCACGCCGGCTCGCGTCAGCCACCAGGACGCCGGCGTGAAGCTGGCGGCGGCCCACGCCAACTCCAGCCACATCAGCATCGCGCGGCTGCGGCCGGACGACGGGGGCTGCTACCGCTGCGTCTTTGACGTCTTCCCCAGCGGCAAGCAGGAAGGCTCCACGTGTGTCAGCGTCATCG GTAAGGTCCACCTGGAGGGCAACCGGACGGCCATCAGCGGGAGGCCCGTCACCCTGTCCTGCTGGTACAGCCTGGCCGGCCGGGTCCGCCAGGTGCTGTGGAGGAAGACGGCCGAGCAGGGCGACACCACCACGGTGGCCTCCTACGCCAAGCGGGCCCCGCGCACCGAGGCCCCGTTCAGGGGTCGGGTCAGGCTGAGCCCCACGCTGGGGGAGACCCGGCTGACCATCGAGACGGTGCGGACCGAGGACGAGGCGTGCTACACCTGCGACTTCCACACCTTCCCGGACGGCACCAGGAGCGGCACCGCCTGCCTCTCCGTTTACG TTTTACCCAAACCAGAGCTGAGCCACGTCACGTCGTCGTCAGGAGTCACGGAGGCAAACTGCACCGCCCAGTCCAGGCCCCCGGCGAGCATCCTGTGGGACGCCGGCGGCGAGAACCGGACGCTGGGGCCGCCCATCGTGTCCGTTTACGAGCAGGGCGACGGCACGACCATAGTGACGAGCACGCTGCTCTTCCAGTCGGCGCTGAGCGGCGACGGCTCGGTCAGGTGCATCGTGGCTCACCAGGGTTTGGAGAAAGCCCTCACGCTGTCCCTCAACACAGACG TGAATCAAGCAAAGATCATCCTCATCTCTGTGTGCGGCGTGGCAGTCGTCCTCCTCCTGAGTCTCTGCGTGTGTCTCTGCAAGTGCTTCGTCTGTACTGACG